A stretch of DNA from Tubulanus polymorphus chromosome 6, tnTubPoly1.2, whole genome shotgun sequence:
GGGATTTATATTTGAGTTAGGAATTACACCGGAGATTGACATTTATAACAGAACTGGTCgaaaaatgaatacaaattcgTAAACACtgtatttatgaatttttgattatatgcgataaatacatttttcagaATAAGTATCAATTTGGTActtagtttttttaaatgaattcacGTCTTTCTGTAAAATAGGTTCCCACCGTGATAGTTGTAGTTGTATCGTTGACTGTTTTCTTGGCAACTGCTGATGGCATGCGAATCAAGCGAAGTGTCGAAGAAAACCGGAATCTGCTTCGTGCCTTATTCAGAGAAATTATGCAAGAGCAGCTAATCGCAAAACGTACGTAGTTTCAAGTTTCAAGTTTAGTTTATTGCTCCAAAAAAGATATACAATTTTTACGTAATATTATAAGAATACATGTTAAGTATTCACTATTCATTTGAGCAAAAATAACGAATACTTTCGTATAAGTTTAAAATGCCTCCCACATTTTTTTAGGCTGCCTCCAACTCGGTGGTACCTGCAGAACGACCAGTAACTGCTGTGCCGGACTGAAATGCGAGTCAAAATCTCTGGGAACCTGGTCCGGTAGAATGTGTCTCGACGACGAGTCATCCGGAAACCTGCGAAAGATGGGAAAAGCAGGTTCGTGTTCGTCTGACCAAAAGTATGAGTGTGAAAAGGCACGGGCTAATTGTCCGACTAGCGCTTCGTGCTCAGACTCGGGAGGCAGAAAAAGTGTCCACAATGCTTGTGGAGGATGGTCATACGAGGCGTGTTAGAGTTAGAGAGTTCGACTGAGTAGATACTAAAATACTGAATAAGTAATACTAAAATCACATTATCctaaaattgatgaataacaatgctAATCACAATGCTAACACGACGAACTAactatattttttctattttacaaaACGCAACGGATGAAATTACTCTAGTTAATCTTTCTAAACTTGTGAAACTATTTCAACATCTTGCTATATCATGACGTATTGTATTGTATCCCGCCGTGCTGTAGGtttatgataaatttgaatctGAATCTGTTTGTGAGATttttacttgaaaataaaatcatattccGCTTATCATATAATCTAGACAAGAACATTCATAATTGATATGCCGACGCTAGCGTcacattttaataaaattcaaacttatatCTAAGCTTacacatattgaattttttgttcGTTTGATGCGGTTCTTGGAATCTGTTTACTACAATGCCACATCTGAGTCATTAGGAGTTAAGCTTTGACAGTTTTTCGTATATGTCATCATCAGTTACTGGGAATGTATTCTGGTAGACTTTGCCATCCATTTTGAAACACGGCGTATatagtttattgaaatatacgGTCCCCACGTTCAGTGACGTCAGATCGTTGTTAGCCAATAAACAATCTCGAAACTTCAAGTCGCATTCGCAGTAAGACCTGAAATAATCATACACAAcattattattcattttgtgttcATTGTGGGCAATGCAATTTTAGTCAACAGATTTATTAAATGTTTGAATTCAGATTCCGTACGCTTACATGGTATACGGTCGGAAATTGAAGATACCGAATGCCATTTTGTATGCGCGGATATTGTACGGACAATGGTCGTGTTTTCTGCAGCAAATATCGGCCAGACGACCGGCACCTTCAGCTAACTGATCGTCATTAACAGCGGCCGAGCCCGGTCCACACCATAGAGTCCCTGATATACACGGTTAGATATTAGTAAGGTGTATGATTTTCGGGTGTTAAAATGAAATACTGTGCCGtgtttgaaaatagaaataatgactattgaatatttttcagtgTCGGTGCGATCGCCGACCTCGTTCTTCACTTGGTAGTTGACTGACATGGCCAACATATCGAATTTAATATGCCTACCTGGATATATTCCAAACcagttttttcttgtttttagcGACTCCTTTCCAGAATCGTGTCTGTTTGCCGGTTTGGCGTTGACCGAAAAAATAACACTGACTGTGACGATGcctgaaaattgtaaaatcttcatctttcGCGAATACAAATCGCCCTGTATTCGATATACTTTCATACAGGTGACAGCTAATAAGGTTTTAAAATCTTATCAGCTTTATCAGGTCACGGCACACCCGCGTATTGCGTTTATTTAGTCTAAAAAAGCCACTCGAGTGCCGGGCCGGCGTTGAGGTTCTGATGCTCAATCCAATAGGGTTCTTCTTGGAACGATGTGAAGCAAAACAAAAAATGGACCGCGACGCAGTTTAGATTATATTTTCGATAATTTTCGAGTACTGTGTTCCCGAGACTGCGGAATTATACTCCGCGTTGAAGAGTCCGAGCCCGGAATTTATTTGCAACAAAGTCCTAAACCGGATTTGATTTTCGACGTTGTAAATTCCGAGACGGGACCGGTTTTTAGGTTTTTATACTCGACTACTGTAAAGCTGTTCAAGGTCGTGGACGGGGGTGAGTGTCATAAACTgggacaattttttttattccaTTATTCAATGACTTTCATTGGCAATGTCAGACGAGCTATGCCTCCTGTATTGAAAAAGTTCGATTATCTGGTGATCGGAGGAGGTTCAGGTGGACTGGCGAGTGCTCGTAAAGCTGCACAACTGTCCAAGCATGTGGGAATTATCGAAAAATCTAGACTCGGTGGAACCTGCGTAAGTTAAACTTAAAAAGCCTTGTTGGAAATCTCGAGTCTATAGATGTTGACATTTAtgaaagatttcattctcTCTTCGTCAGGTCAATGTTGGGTGTGTTCCGAAGAAAGTAATGTACACTGTGGCTACGCATGCCGAATATATTCACGATCACGCTGATTATGGTTTCGATGTCACCCTCAACAATTTCAACTGGTCGTAAGTATAgagattgattattgatttgcGATAACCAATCGTCGATGAAAATTTCATGTTagaatgtattttatttttcatgtagtCGCATAAAGAAGACACGTGATGACTACGTGAAACGCCTGAATGGAATTTACTTGAATAATTTGGAAAAAGTAAGGTTCATATTGCAGATTAGGGAAAATCAGAATTCCGAGTTTTTTTCTCTTCAGGGAAGTCCGACTTGTCTCttgaaagtcagggaattttcagTGACTAATGTTATTCTCTTCTGGTGAAGAGAagcacaaggaacctcttgataagaaacagcccccaCTGAGGGTATATCTTAGTCAGGGAACTTTTGGTCAAGcaatgtagagagaatcccacaattataacgaaaaagtccgaaaatgaaacttcgagatagtagtttatttcaacgtttcgactatatcctaatagtcatcttcaggaataaatatattaggatatagtcgaaacgttgaaataaactactatctcgaagtttcatttttcggactttttcgttataattgtgggattctctctacatcgcgtcaacgcggatatagtgttctatcaatcgtgatTTGGTCATGCAGAACTAGGGAATTTAGCATAACCTAATCTGTAAGAATTATGATTAAAGACCATTGAATCACCTCTGCTGTGAACATGAGATTTATAGATTAGTTTTGTATATCGTATAATTTTCATGCAGGATAATGTAGAGTATATAAATGGTGAAGCGTGTTTTACTCCGGATGGCGATGTGTCCGTTGATGGTAAGGTGTACTCGGCTGATCACGTTCTGATCGCGACTGGTGGTCGTCCACTGATTCCCGATATTCCCGGAGCTCATCACGGAATCTCCAGCGACGGTTTCTTTGATTTGGAAGATTTACCGAAGTATGTTTCATTCTTgattagaaatagaataatTTTGCCTGTTTCAAAATTGATCACTTCCTGTACTCATGTATATAATTGCATTGAAAATCAGCGATATTAAGCAAGCGTTCATTTCTACTCGTTGACTTAAGATTCTTCATTGTTGCTATTTGCCAATCTTTGTGCAAATAGTTCCATTCCTCCTGATGATAAATACAATGGActtataatctttttttctcaATCACAGGAAAACAGTTGTGGTTGGTGCGGGGTATATAGCTGTTGAAATGGCTGGTATTTTACAAACTCTCGGATCTGATGTATCTCTTTGTATCAGGTATGATAAGGTAagttattatttgaatcgGTGAACGATTCAAGTCTGATTCCTAAAGCTTTTCTGATATTTCCGACTTCAATTTGTAGGCTTTACGAACTTTTGATTCGATGTTGGCTTCATCTgttactgatgaaatggaaaaatctGGTATTACTGTGAGACGACAAACCCAGGtgagaaaatcattcattctcCTTTTTACAGGGGAACCTCGTTATTAACAAACTTGGATATAGCGATTAAGCCTTTTCGTTCCATGTATGACAATTTGATTTAGGATAGAATGAACTAGATTTCTAAGCAATTTCATTAATCAgagtttatttttgttttatttttagatagAGTCTGTTAAAAAAGAAGAGAATGGATCTCTTTCTATAAACACTACAACTGGTACTATTAGTGAAGTTGATTGTTTACTGTGGGCTGTTGGGCGTTCACCTAACATCGATATTGGATTGGATGCTTTAGTGAGTTGTATCCCTACTTgttttcttcatatttttttcaatgattagtatcaaaattttatgatgaCGTTAAATAATGCTGCAGGGTATTGAAATAGAGAAGGGCCACATCAAAGTAGATGAATATCAAAACACAACTCGTCGTGGTATATACGCACTCGGAGATGTCTGCGGCAAATGGCTTCTTACTCCAGGTATTTACAGCATTTCAGAAagattttctgatgaaatttttacaaTGATAGCAATGGTTTAGTTCATTGTTTAAATGTTTTCAGTTGCTATTGCGGCTGGAAGGCGACTAGCAAGAAGGCTGTTCGGCAATGAACTCGATCTCAAACTGGATTATTCAAACATTCCGACTGTAGTGTTTAGTCACCCACCGATTGGAACTGTCGGTTTAACTGAAGGTATTGATGAAAGATATTCAGtgaacccccgatataccgccctcccataaTCTGCCACCCCGCCtgccgccaggttttctcaatgtatgTCATCTCtacacaaatacatagtaaaacacccccgatataccgccatactctctataccgccaaaattgttctgcaccgatgtgggcggtgtatcggggttgactgtacatATCTTAGCCTCAGCTTGCCTTGAATTTTGCAGGactaataaatttatttgagGTTTCTTCACAGCACACAATAATTAATCAAAGTTGATTAAAAGGCACCCTGGCAGACAAAGTTCACTACTGTATTTTCCATAGATATCGCTTTGCTGGGTTATTTTTCCCCGTAAGTCAGCATGTAATATGAAGAACTTTTGTTTTATTAGAGGAAGCGCGGAACAAGTTTGGAGACgaaaacatcaaaatattcACTACTAAATTCACTCCGATGTATCACGCGGTTACTCAACGCAAAACTATGACACATATGAAATTGGTTTGCTTGCAGCCTGATCTTAAAGTAAGTAATCAGTATAAACTGCTGTATGCATGTATCCCTGTATCGGAATAAATTGTATCGAATCTGATTTATCTTTAGGTAATCGGGTTGCATATGATTGGACTCGGTTGCGATGAAATGTTACAAGGATTCTCCGTAGCTATCAAAATGGGTGCAACGAAAGCTCAATTTGACGAAACGGTAGCCATTCACCCGACTTCATCGGAAGAGCTCGTTACTATGAGATAAACTATAGAATGTTCTGCACGTACCTCTAACGGTTGTCTCACAATGTCGTTATACGCAAGTGATTGTTAATATGATTACCGGTAATCATGTACGATGTACTAAAATCATATTTGCTCTAAAGTTACTTATATTTAAGCTGCtaatatttatttgatatgaaatattttaatcattgtaataaaatattgaaattgaagaaatttgTGCTAGTAAGTTATTTCAATGTCTTGTTCCGCTTCATTTTTGGAGCCTTGATAAACTCAGATTAAAGATGCAGTGCTCCTAGCCTCTTCTATCAAAATCATCCAAGTCTAATTTACTTTgaaacatacatgtacatgagacaagaagatacacaatatctgtGTATGaagataacgagagaaatcccacaataatgaagCCAAAATTGAGAAGTTCTATATAAGAATGtacagtacgcctgatgatggctaatagcatttagccgaaacgttgctcttaaatataatcattctgatatagaacttttcaattttggcttcattattgtgggatttctctcgatacatgtacattttcaattcaatcagtTTTAAATCGATCTTGACCTACTACTGGGTTAGGAAATGCTCTACGTCCCAATCTGAAAGTTTCGATCGAAAATGGACACGCTAAGTTAACTCAACAAAAGAGAATTTATTCATCGATAAATCAATCACAATATTCTCACAATAAGATGTTTTacatttaaaaagaaagactATCATCACAATTCTAtcgaaataaaacatttcaaaaaacgtcattttgttgaaatagaatctagaataaatgaatatctgttgattgaatgtgttacAGGTCTTTCaaccattagattttgaatcttCAGAATAAGAGCTTATTTAAAGGTTGACGCTTCAATTATTCATAGAGATTAAAACACACTTTAAAGAAGTGTTGGAAGGTGAATCTCGAGAGGCCCATTGCGTGAGGAATATGCAGGTGGGTTTGTTTATTATCTTTAGCTGAAACTGAATGGGGGTCTGGGGTGGGCCCAGCccaagaaaaattttgaaaatttgatgcTTGGAGCaatattcatttaataaattgtaggtttataaaataaatgatCATTCAATATACATGGCGTAATACGTTTCAGCTAAACGCCAACCCCACACTACAGGCctggagccagttgctcaaaagttggttagagtcgACCAGTGGATATTTAACATagagacaattaaaagttcatagTTACTTAGGTATTTCTCCGCCGCTTatctttgagcaactggcacCCAATTGGGAACAAATTTTACACGAACTGCTTCATAGTATAGAATCTTGTCGGACACTATGAATAATATTAGACAATGCATAGAGCTAGGACGTAATGCTACAGTTAGACCAACAAGAGCCAATACCTGTCATCTTCAACAATCTTACCCCGAATCAAATTTTTACCGTAATCTCTGAGGGTGAAAGGGCCCAGTATAGACGAACATACATCTACTTGATTAAAGGAATGACTGAAAATGTTTCACTCTCTGaaacaatgaataaaatattaaaatcatcaaacacgcaataaattcaataatataaatctatatGATACAACTCAACCATTCCGATCTACCGCTTTCAAAGTATTGTTAACGGTTTCAAAGCAAATTTaatgaatctataaatataAACTGGAATGAATGCTTCTTTGGAAAATGAAGCTGACCTAATTCAATAGGCAGAAAATGTTGTACCAACAATATGGGATATAATTAACGTTAAGTTGAATGCGATTAAAATTACAGCAGAAAATTATAACTTGAAAGAAGTTAAAATTATAGCGAAAAATAACTAATTCTAGCACTTACATTTACAATATCGGGTACATGCTATTTACATACAGTAATACAATAAACTTTTGATTGAAACATTTACAAAGTCATTGAGTTTGATGACTCCACTGCAAGCCTCTATATATTCGGTGAATCagaattggtttttttttaatggcaAATATTGTTATGACTAGAAGCCACCAGGCCAGAATATCAAACATGCTTTTCAagtaatgattttcaaatgagGCAGTTTTCATGATGCCAACAATGTTCAAGGTTTGTCTGCTCGGTAGGCTAACAAGGCAACAATTTCACTGTTATTCTCATATTTACATGATTAGAATCTTCATTAGAATACATAgcaaaataattctgaaatatattgatttaatatGGACAAGGTCCACAGGGACTAAAACTGGTTTGTACGAATGTCTTATCGAGAAAGGTACTTGATCCTAATTTTCTGAAACCAGTTTTAAGCATGTGAACCCAGTGATGAAACTAGTTAAAGATAAAATGGGATTttttgaagatgataaattctaATATAGTTTGTTCAAAATACtaatatttgattgatatggaatatatatatattgaaaggCTCGAAGTTAAATTTGATAGGCTTTAtacaacaatacaataacaagTCAAATTCAGGGCAAAGAACACCAGAGCAGGTCTTTTTAGACaagatttcagaaaaaaaagcaTCCAGGCCTAAGTCATGGTTCACAGTGGCACCTGTAACATTCTCGGATATAACTACTTGTCCAAATACAAGAATTTGATTATTATCACAATAAATACGTACTACAAACTATTGATTACACccaacagattttctggtcccctgaACTTCGTTCTAAATAGGTTCCACTGTGTGAGGCCTGTGATCAAACCATTTTCTAaggcaggttttgattgaatatattCCGGTTTAGGAATAGCAATTCCAGATTACTAACTCTCTTGGCTGCTTTAATTCCGTTTACAGATCATGCTATTCTAGAATTGGAAGAGTGGAAAACTCTTTGAAACTGGTTGAAACAAATGCGCCAGAAGGGAATTCCAGAATTGGTAGAAACCAATCGAAACCGGTCTAAAGCTTATGTGCCCATCTCATGGAATATCTTACAAGAGATTCTTCACATATTCAACTGCGTTGTTCTCTTCTCTGATTATCAGTTCGAATGATAAGATATTTTCTCAAAATCCACATTAATTTGTTCAGTCTTTTATCGATGATGGTATtaagatatatatacatatgaacATCCTACATTACACGACAATTCACATACGTCACTGATTCACAATACAACATTTACAAATATTATGTCAGTCAAAGCCATTACTCTTACAATTCACCCTAATCTCATCATCTGTCAGTTCAACGCAAAGGAACGTAAAGACTTTTGGGAGTCAAATTATGAAGGGAGACTTAAAATAAACATGCCATAAATGCCACACGAAATGTTGTCAAATAAATCGCATCGCTTCAGGCTCATAAGGAATGGTGGAATTCAGGCCACTGTAAGGGTTAAGTATATTCAGccttttttttatcaaatcacATTTTCAGTATCCCGTATTTTCTCTAGTACCGATAGAAAAAGAATGCAAATTTCGTTGGTTTTATATACAACCCATAATCATTTATAACCTTCGAAACCAAGGCTGAGTTGTATAGATGCCGGGGCAAAACAATGTGAAATTTGCCAGTTGataccatggtttctcatcgGAAATTAGGTGATTGTAACCCAAATTGAGGATCTACCCTAAgggtaactttgataccaGCTCTATGAAACCCAGGACAGATATCAGTTCACAGTTCTCGACCCAGTTTTAATCCAAAGGGTTAAAATATCGAacgataaagatatttcaaatgtcCATTGTTTCAATCCTAGAGCGAAAAATTCACAAAGACCAGAACTCGAGTCCGGTCTATAAAAGCAGCCGTTGAAAATTTTTTGACATGGGATGGttcaaataaattatgattagaTTGTTTTCAACATTTGGCACAATAGAAATTAAccttaatatatatatatatatatatatatatatatatatatatatatatatatatatatatatatatatatatatatatatatataccggtatgtatatatatataacggtATATGTAGAAGTAAAGTTATTTGCAGCATTCTAGAATACTGGAATTCGGTCTCGTGGCGTGTGAACCAAGTCATCATCTAGTGATAACAGAATCTGAAAATACAAACGTAACAAAAAAAGTTCAAGACCATTCTATGGTGCACGGTGTTTCTCTATCTCTGCTACTCCCATCTGGAGGGATAGGCTACGAAATGAAATTCGAAACATCGAATCCCTTTCCTACATCTTTTAAAGCAGCagttaaaaactattattcagaGAAGCTTATCAATTGATTAGTCTCTATATTTTAATGTTGCGCACTTATAAGTGATAAATCATTATGACTGTTATCACAAATATCTTGAGATGAGACCAATTCGAgcaatgaaaacaaaactcATTACAAATTAACACATTGATTTTTCCATAGTTCGAGAATGGCACTTACCATGAATGAGAAGAATAGACCCATGGCTGAAAGTCCATGCCAAACGTCGTGGGCATCGTAAAATTCAAACAGGATACAATCCTGATTACCAGTACGCGATTCAGCCGGTGAAATCTACAATCAATCGATCGATTCGAAGTTCAATTCATCCCGAGCGTGACACATT
This window harbors:
- the LOC141906911 gene encoding acidic phospholipase A2 PA4-like, which gives rise to MKVYRIQGDLYSRKMKILQFSGIVTVSVIFSVNAKPANRHDSGKESLKTRKNWFGIYPGTLWCGPGSAAVNDDQLAEGAGRLADICCRKHDHCPYNIRAYKMAFGIFNFRPYTMSYCECDLKFRDCLLANNDLTSLNVGTVYFNKLYTPCFKMDGKVYQNTFPVTDDDIYEKLSKLNS
- the LOC141906910 gene encoding glutathione reductase, mitochondrial-like — encoded protein: MTFIGNVRRAMPPVLKKFDYLVIGGGSGGLASARKAAQLSKHVGIIEKSRLGGTCVNVGCVPKKVMYTVATHAEYIHDHADYGFDVTLNNFNWSRIKKTRDDYVKRLNGIYLNNLEKDNVEYINGEACFTPDGDVSVDGKVYSADHVLIATGGRPLIPDIPGAHHGISSDGFFDLEDLPKKTVVVGAGYIAVEMAGILQTLGSDVSLCIRYDKALRTFDSMLASSVTDEMEKSGITVRRQTQIESVKKEENGSLSINTTTGTISEVDCLLWAVGRSPNIDIGLDALGIEIEKGHIKVDEYQNTTRRGIYALGDVCGKWLLTPVAIAAGRRLARRLFGNELDLKLDYSNIPTVVFSHPPIGTVGLTEEEARNKFGDENIKIFTTKFTPMYHAVTQRKTMTHMKLVCLQPDLKVIGLHMIGLGCDEMLQGFSVAIKMGATKAQFDETVAIHPTSSEELVTMR
- the LOC141906912 gene encoding uncharacterized protein LOC141906912 is translated as MKVPTVIVVVVSLTVFLATADGMRIKRSVEENRNLLRALFREIMQEQLIAKRCLQLGGTCRTTSNCCAGLKCESKSLGTWSGRMCLDDESSGNLRKMGKAGSCSSDQKYECEKARANCPTSASCSDSGGRKSVHNACGGWSYEAC